Proteins found in one Lycium ferocissimum isolate CSIRO_LF1 chromosome 6, AGI_CSIRO_Lferr_CH_V1, whole genome shotgun sequence genomic segment:
- the LOC132061608 gene encoding antifungal protein ginkbilobin-like protein — protein MVSILRMRVLTSLVIGLVLGFCSFVRSEPNTKVVDYICNGNVCDKSGPFALSLAYVLQALQNVTPNQGYTYYSTSPYPSDAIAYGHATCNSIIEFSDCGLCLSSAKSYLLSTCDGSIGGQVEFVLKSYGKYFITNTFRDFSSSRTLVGTSFTLEKNA, from the coding sequence ATGGTTTCCATTTTGAGAATGAGAGTGCTAACATCTCTTGTAATTGGATTAGTGTTAGGGTTTTGTAGCTTTGTGAGAAGTGAACCAAATACCAAAGTAGTGGATTATATATGCAATGGTAATGTGTGTGATAAGAGTGGTCCATTTGCACTAAGTTTAGCTTATGTTCTTCAAGCATTACAAAATGTGACTCCAAATCAAGGTTACACTTACTATTCAACGTCTCCTTATCCTAGTGATGCCATTGCTTATGGTCATGCTACTTGCAACTCCATTATTGAATTTTCAGACTGTGGACTTTGTCTAAGTAGTGCAAAATCATACTTATTGAGTACTTGTGACGGTAGCATTGGAGGTCAAGTTGAATTTGTGttgaaatcttacggaaaatactttaTTACGAACACGTTTAGGGACTTttcttcatcacgaacacttgtaggAACTTCTTTTACACTTGAGAAAAATGCTTGA
- the LOC132061609 gene encoding protein pleiotropic regulatory locus 1-like, translating to MSTTRDYEIYSIAAIMERRGITIKHPRPMWKIYRVISSHLGWVRSVAMDPSNTWFCTGSTDRSIKIWDLASGSLKLTLTGHVQQVRGLAVSNKHTYMFSASDDKKVKCWDLEKNKVIRSYHGHLSGVYCLDLHPTIDILFTGGGDSVCRVWDIRTKTQIYALSGHDNAICSILTRPMDPQVVTGSCDSTIKFWDVRYGKPMTTLTHHKKSVRSMVQHPKEDYSFASASSDNVKKFNIPKGEFLHDMISSQHKTIINAMAVNDEGVMATGGHNGSLWFSDWTSGHNIQQAQTIIQPGSWDNEAGIYALTYDVTGTRLISCEADKTIKMWKQS from the coding sequence ATGAGTACTACTAGAGATTATGAGATCTATTCTATAGCTGCCATCATGGAGAGACGAGGTATAACAATTAAACATCCACGCCCAATGTGGAAAATTTACAGGGTTATTAGCAGCCATTTGGGATGGGTGCGATCAGTTGCAATGGATCCTAGTAATACTTGGTTCTGCACAGGATCAACAGACCGGAGCATTAAGATATGGGATTTAGCAAGTGGTAGCCTAAAGCTCACGTTAACAGGTCACGTTCAACAAGTAAGAGGCCTTGCTGTTAGCAACAAACACACGTACATGTTCTCAGCTAGTGATGATAAGAAAGTTAAATGTTGGGACCTCGAAAAAAATAAGGTGATTCGGTCCTATCATGGTCATCTAAGTGGTGTTTATTGCTTAGATCTTCATCCCACAATTGACATCTTGTTCACAGGGGGTGGCGATTCTGTCTGTCGAGTTTGGGATATCCGGACTAAAACACAAATTTATGCTTTGTCTGGACATGATAATGCGATTTGTTCTATTTTAACTCGACCAATGGACCCTCAAGTTGTAACTGGATCTTGTGACTCTACCATAAAGTTTTGGGACGTTAGATATGGTAAACCAATGACAACACTCACACATCATAAGAAATCTGTTCGATCCATGGTTCAACATCCTAAGGAAGATTATTCTTTTGCTTCTGCATCAAGTGACAACGTAAAGAAATTCAACATTCCAAAAGGAGAATTTTTGCATGATATGATTTCATCACAACACAAGACCATAATAAATGCGATGGCGGTCAATGATGAAGGTGTAATGGCCACAGGAGGTCACAATGGGAGCTTGTGGTTTTCTGATTGGACAAGTGGTCACAACATACAACAAGCTCAAACCATTATTCAACCTGGATCTTGGGATAATGAGGCCGGTATCTACGCTCTCACGTATGATGTAACTGGCACGAGGCTTATTAGTTGTGAGGCTGACAAGACTATCAAGATGTGGAAACAAAGTTAG